In Leptospira dzoumogneensis, a genomic segment contains:
- a CDS encoding methyl-accepting chemotaxis protein yields the protein MLGFVSQSKEKETEKKQMSVTLTDNERFVKEGTTLVSMTDLKGRVIYANKEFLEIAGLTDDELVGKPHNVVRHPDIPRSVFKDFWDTIQSGKPWRGIVKNRSKNGDHYWVDANVAPKVENGNIVGFMSVRRTPARQQVEAASKLYADILAGKRKLEPTQKRKISIRTKLFSFIFLNLLGLGSLAVSEYIGLASEATMGIAGFFAVIQILLGGYLTFYILKPLKEATDIANKIATGDLSVNIAHNRNDELGELGKAILNMLINTAALISRLKENGDILFSSAQDLSGASLNLSSGIEEMSQQSQTIAAAATQMNQNLNVVSSSIEEMSVSVGEVAKKAADSAKIAREANSTAIETSRVVKELGENANEIGNVIESISNIAAQTKLLALNAAIEAAGAGDAGKGFAVVASEVKELARQSAESSEEIKSKISAIQKSTEKVIESISKITSVIAEVNEISGSIASAVEEQSITTKEIAANVSQTSLTSNDVTKNINGISTASLDGAKDSNSVSKLSQSLQDLAAGMTMLVNQFKISNSAK from the coding sequence ATGCTAGGTTTTGTGTCTCAAAGTAAAGAAAAGGAAACTGAGAAAAAACAAATGTCCGTAACGTTGACGGACAATGAACGTTTTGTTAAAGAAGGGACCACTCTTGTTTCGATGACCGATTTGAAAGGTCGGGTTATCTATGCTAACAAAGAGTTTTTGGAAATAGCGGGTTTGACCGATGATGAGTTGGTCGGTAAACCTCATAATGTGGTTCGACACCCGGATATACCTAGGAGTGTATTTAAGGATTTTTGGGACACGATCCAGAGCGGTAAACCTTGGAGAGGGATCGTTAAGAATAGATCCAAAAATGGGGACCATTATTGGGTAGATGCGAACGTAGCCCCTAAAGTAGAGAACGGGAATATTGTAGGCTTTATGTCGGTGAGAAGAACTCCGGCACGCCAACAAGTCGAAGCCGCTTCCAAATTATACGCCGATATACTTGCTGGAAAACGAAAATTAGAACCTACTCAGAAAAGAAAAATATCCATTAGAACAAAATTATTCTCGTTTATATTTTTGAACCTACTGGGTCTTGGAAGTTTAGCGGTTTCAGAATATATCGGTTTAGCCTCCGAGGCGACTATGGGGATTGCGGGATTTTTTGCGGTTATCCAGATCCTATTAGGCGGCTATCTTACTTTTTATATTCTGAAACCTCTCAAAGAAGCTACGGATATCGCAAACAAAATAGCTACCGGTGATCTTTCCGTGAATATCGCTCACAATCGTAACGACGAATTGGGTGAATTAGGAAAAGCGATCTTGAATATGCTGATCAATACGGCGGCATTGATCTCACGATTAAAAGAAAACGGAGATATACTCTTTTCCTCCGCTCAAGACCTATCGGGAGCAAGTCTGAACTTATCCTCAGGGATAGAGGAAATGTCACAACAATCTCAAACGATTGCAGCTGCAGCAACTCAGATGAATCAGAATTTGAATGTTGTTTCGAGTTCTATCGAAGAAATGTCCGTTTCCGTAGGAGAAGTGGCTAAAAAAGCGGCAGACTCCGCAAAGATAGCAAGAGAGGCAAATTCTACCGCGATCGAAACAAGCAGGGTCGTAAAAGAATTGGGAGAGAATGCGAACGAGATCGGTAACGTAATCGAAAGTATTTCCAATATTGCCGCTCAAACTAAACTTCTTGCGTTAAATGCAGCGATCGAAGCTGCGGGGGCGGGAGACGCCGGGAAAGGTTTTGCCGTAGTCGCATCCGAAGTAAAAGAGCTTGCGCGTCAGTCCGCGGAATCTTCAGAAGAGATCAAAAGTAAGATCTCTGCCATACAGAAGAGTACGGAGAAGGTGATCGAGTCCATCAGTAAAATTACGAGTGTGATCGCTGAAGTGAACGAGATCAGTGGAAGTATCGCTTCCGCGGTCGAAGAACAGTCAATCACGACTAAGGAAATTGCAGCTAACGTCAGTCAGACTTCTCTTACCTCGAATGACGTTACTAAAAATATCAACGGGATCTCTACCGCTTCTCTAGACGGTGCAAAGGACTCGAACAGCGTATCGAAACTTTCCCAATCTCTCCAGGATCTTGCCGCAGGTATGACGATGTTGGTGAATCAATTCAAAATTTCGAATTCGGCTAAGTAA
- a CDS encoding chemotaxis protein CheW: MADQEDKKQYLSFFLGTEIYGLPLEGCKEVDHNKRILKVPHSPDYIEGIVNLRGDLVTILNLRSLFGKDSISGEGKHSLIRLKGKKETFAILSDSVSDIVEVANKDLENCPSHLNEKEARFIRNVTILKDKTMIILNREELLRLEDE, encoded by the coding sequence ATGGCGGATCAAGAAGACAAGAAACAATATTTATCATTCTTCCTCGGGACCGAGATCTATGGACTTCCTTTGGAAGGATGTAAGGAAGTGGATCATAACAAAAGAATATTAAAAGTCCCTCATTCTCCTGATTACATAGAAGGGATCGTGAATCTACGAGGGGACCTTGTTACTATACTTAACTTAAGATCTCTTTTCGGCAAAGATAGTATAAGCGGAGAAGGAAAACATTCCCTCATTCGTTTAAAAGGAAAAAAAGAAACCTTCGCCATTCTTTCCGATTCGGTTTCGGATATCGTAGAAGTGGCAAACAAGGATCTAGAGAATTGCCCTTCTCATTTGAATGAGAAGGAGGCGAGATTCATTCGAAACGTAACCATTTTAAAAGATAAGACCATGATAATTTTAAACAGGGAAGAGCTACTACGTCTAGAAGACGAGTGA